In one Geoglobus acetivorans genomic region, the following are encoded:
- a CDS encoding ABC transporter substrate-binding protein: MAKHKVLIVGLLLLAVLFFGCAGEKQEAPKAEVKTITIGVTDKITELDPANAYDFYTWEVMNNIMGGLMRYKPGTTELEPFLAESYEVQDGGKVYIFHLRKDLKFADGTPCTAEDVVRSIKRVMELQGDPSWLVTEFVENVEAVDDYTVKFTLKEPISYFLALTATPPYFPVHPNYKPDAIDPDQTAGGVGPYKIASWVRDQELILETNENFFGEKPKVDRIVVKFYKDATTLRLALEKGEIDIAWRTLSPVDIQSLKGKEGLQVIEAPGGFIRYLVLNGNENTDYPTKDKLVRQAIAAAIDRQEIIDKVFMGTMEPLYSLVPNGMWSHIDAFKDKYGDGNIELAKQLLSQAGYSESNKLKLELWWTPTHYGDTEKDVAQILKAQLEKTGMIEVELKSAEWSTYTDYARKSAMMLSLFGWYPDYLDPDDYTAPFLKSTANNWLGYPYADEKMDKLIEEASKATSTQEREELYKQIQEKLAEDAPIIPLVQGKLTVVAKSNIQGITLDPTMIFRYYLLDIS; this comes from the coding sequence ATGGCAAAACATAAGGTTCTGATAGTGGGCCTCTTGCTTCTTGCAGTGCTGTTCTTCGGCTGTGCCGGAGAGAAGCAGGAGGCTCCAAAAGCGGAAGTGAAAACAATAACAATCGGAGTCACGGACAAAATTACAGAGCTTGACCCGGCCAACGCCTACGACTTCTACACCTGGGAAGTAATGAACAACATCATGGGCGGACTGATGAGATACAAACCCGGAACAACTGAACTTGAGCCATTCTTAGCTGAGAGCTATGAGGTACAGGATGGAGGCAAGGTCTACATCTTCCACCTGAGGAAGGACCTGAAGTTCGCTGATGGCACGCCATGCACGGCAGAGGATGTCGTCAGGAGCATAAAGAGAGTAATGGAACTCCAGGGAGATCCATCATGGCTTGTTACAGAGTTCGTCGAGAACGTTGAGGCTGTTGATGACTACACGGTCAAATTCACGCTGAAGGAGCCGATCTCGTACTTCCTGGCACTGACGGCAACACCGCCTTACTTCCCCGTGCATCCCAACTACAAGCCCGATGCAATCGATCCTGACCAGACTGCCGGTGGAGTTGGCCCATACAAGATTGCAAGCTGGGTCAGAGATCAGGAGCTGATACTTGAGACCAACGAGAACTTCTTCGGAGAGAAGCCAAAGGTCGACAGGATTGTTGTGAAGTTCTACAAGGACGCAACAACCCTGAGGCTTGCTCTCGAAAAGGGAGAGATCGATATCGCCTGGAGAACGCTCTCACCTGTCGACATCCAGTCCCTGAAGGGTAAAGAGGGATTGCAGGTCATCGAGGCACCGGGTGGATTCATCAGATACCTCGTTCTGAACGGAAATGAGAACACGGACTATCCGACCAAGGACAAACTCGTGAGACAGGCAATAGCTGCGGCCATAGACAGACAGGAGATCATAGATAAGGTATTCATGGGCACGATGGAGCCGCTCTATTCACTCGTTCCAAACGGAATGTGGAGCCACATTGACGCATTCAAGGACAAGTACGGTGATGGCAACATCGAGCTTGCGAAGCAGCTTCTCAGCCAGGCAGGTTACAGCGAGAGCAACAAGCTCAAGCTTGAACTCTGGTGGACTCCAACACACTACGGAGACACTGAAAAGGATGTGGCACAGATCCTGAAGGCTCAGCTTGAGAAGACGGGGATGATAGAGGTCGAGCTCAAGAGCGCAGAGTGGTCAACCTACACCGACTATGCGAGAAAGTCCGCAATGATGCTCTCGCTCTTCGGATGGTATCCGGACTACCTCGACCCCGATGACTACACCGCCCCATTCCTCAAGAGCACAGCCAACAACTGGCTTGGATATCCGTATGCCGATGAAAAGATGGACAAGCTGATTGAAGAAGCGTCAAAGGCAACGTCAACGCAGGAAAGAGAGGAACTTTACAAGCAGATTCAGGAGAAGCTTGCAGAGGATGCACCAATAATTCCGCTGGTTCAGGGCAAGCTCACGGTTGTGGCAAAGAGCAACATTCAGGGCATTACCCTCGACCCGACAATGATCTTCAGGTACTACCTGCTTGACATCTCCTAA
- the serB gene encoding phosphoserine phosphatase SerB, whose translation MELLALSIFGIDKPGIVFRITDLLARANVNIVDIEQNVLQGIFTMFIVGDATGAGLSIDELKAELDRISHEIGVYYHLSPFERVKVGGKNRYIVTVIGKDRVGIVRDVSGILFSYGANIERTSLTARDQLISISIVVDMGEADVQEVKNKLKQEIEKTGLDVVIQPYSVAKEEKRLIVFDMDSTLIDMEIIDELAKVAGVEEEVKKLTEKAMSGEIDFETALRERVKLLAGLPVEVMEKIYENIRLTEGAKELIESLKKAGYKVALVSGGFTYFTDKLKNELGLDYAFGNELEIENGKLTGRIKGKIINAEEKARIIEEIARKEGIKKENIVAIGDGANDRIMIEKAGLGIAFNAKQALKEVADGLISKENLIGLASILKLPAEFRKRV comes from the coding sequence GTGGAACTGCTCGCTCTTTCGATATTCGGAATTGACAAACCCGGAATAGTGTTCAGAATTACTGATCTGCTTGCCAGAGCCAATGTAAACATAGTGGATATCGAGCAGAACGTTCTACAGGGTATTTTCACGATGTTCATCGTCGGTGATGCCACCGGGGCGGGGTTAAGCATAGACGAGCTTAAGGCCGAACTTGACAGAATTTCCCATGAAATTGGGGTCTACTACCATCTTTCCCCCTTTGAGAGAGTCAAGGTTGGTGGAAAGAACAGATACATCGTAACAGTCATTGGAAAGGACAGAGTCGGCATAGTAAGGGATGTTTCAGGAATACTGTTCTCCTACGGAGCCAACATAGAGAGGACGTCACTGACGGCAAGAGATCAGCTGATATCCATCTCCATAGTGGTGGATATGGGCGAGGCCGATGTTCAGGAAGTGAAAAACAAGCTAAAACAGGAGATCGAAAAGACGGGGCTTGACGTGGTTATACAGCCGTACAGTGTTGCGAAGGAAGAAAAGAGGCTGATTGTCTTCGACATGGACTCGACCCTTATTGACATGGAAATCATCGATGAGCTTGCAAAGGTTGCAGGTGTTGAAGAAGAGGTCAAAAAGCTAACAGAAAAGGCAATGAGTGGAGAGATTGACTTTGAGACCGCTTTGAGAGAGAGGGTAAAACTTCTTGCAGGATTGCCGGTTGAGGTGATGGAAAAAATTTACGAAAACATAAGGCTTACGGAGGGGGCCAAAGAACTTATTGAGTCCCTGAAAAAGGCAGGCTACAAGGTTGCTCTTGTCAGCGGTGGTTTCACATACTTCACAGATAAGCTGAAGAACGAGCTGGGGCTTGATTACGCCTTTGGAAACGAGCTTGAAATCGAGAATGGGAAGCTTACGGGCAGAATAAAGGGTAAAATCATCAACGCTGAGGAAAAGGCGAGAATTATCGAGGAGATTGCAAGAAAAGAGGGAATAAAGAAGGAGAACATTGTCGCAATTGGCGATGGTGCAAACGACAGAATTATGATCGAGAAGGCTGGACTTGGCATTGCATTCAATGCAAAACAGGCTTTAAAGGAGGTCGCAGATGGCCTCATAAGCAAAGAAAACCTCATTGGACTTGCAAGCATTCTGAAGTTACCGGCTGAATTCAGAAAGAGAGTTTAG
- the hdrA2 gene encoding CoB-CoM heterodisulfide reductase HdrA2 encodes MKIGVFVCHCGLNIARVVDINEIVEYVKNLPDVGYVSDIKYSCSDSGQEEIIKAIKEFNLDAIVVAACSPKLHEVTFRRAAMRAGLNPYMVVMANIREQCSWVHQERPKAATAKAKDLVRMAVASARALEPLSRRHTEVKQAVAVIGGGVAGIEAALNIADAGIKVYLIEKAPTIGGHMATLNEVFPTNDCSICILAPKMSEALNHENIEVITNAELKDFDGHVGNFRLKIVKHPRYVDEGKCKGCIDDCSSVCPVEVPNEFDYTIGTRKAIYLPIPQSTPLYAAIDWQHCIGCRLCEKACEPEAIDFSQNPEEIEIEVGAVIVATGFKPFDARRKEEYGYGIYRNVITSLELERLLSASGPTLGELLRPSDSSIPRKIAFIQCVGSRDEKTNRYCSRVCCMSSLKNAFAIKERYPDSEVTVFYIDIRAYGRMYEEFYARTQEKGIRFIRAKVGEIYEKSDGNLILSYENTLLGEVIEEEFDLVVLSIGMEGNTEAARKLGISVGEDGFYEVAHPKLRPAETDVKGIFLAGTASGPKDIQDSVASAGLAAAKAMELIVSGQAEFDPYNAYVNPDKCIGCGLCVSVCNFSAAFMEGKKAKIDPNSCVMCGVCVASCPADAIDMGFFNEKSIISAIDALAEEKSAEPLVLMFACHFCSYGALDLAGTTKVQYEPNVRVIRTLCSGRVDPEWILRALKNGIDGVMITGCRPGECHFKVGNYHAQDRVNAMREALREVGINPERVTTSWHSAGEAGGIAEDISRFVETLKQIGSIENEVNGDG; translated from the coding sequence ATGAAGATCGGCGTGTTTGTGTGTCACTGCGGTCTAAACATCGCAAGGGTTGTTGACATTAATGAAATAGTTGAATACGTGAAAAATCTTCCAGATGTCGGTTATGTGAGCGACATAAAATACAGCTGCTCCGACAGCGGTCAGGAGGAGATAATTAAGGCCATAAAAGAGTTCAACCTCGATGCGATTGTGGTTGCTGCGTGCAGTCCAAAGCTGCACGAGGTTACATTCAGAAGGGCGGCAATGAGGGCCGGCCTGAATCCCTACATGGTTGTCATGGCAAACATAAGGGAACAGTGCTCGTGGGTCCACCAGGAAAGGCCAAAAGCAGCAACGGCCAAGGCAAAAGACCTCGTCAGAATGGCAGTTGCAAGTGCAAGAGCACTCGAACCTCTGTCAAGAAGGCATACTGAAGTAAAGCAGGCTGTGGCTGTTATTGGGGGAGGAGTTGCCGGGATTGAGGCTGCGCTGAACATAGCCGATGCAGGGATAAAGGTGTATCTAATAGAGAAAGCCCCGACCATTGGCGGTCACATGGCAACTCTGAATGAGGTATTCCCCACAAACGACTGTTCAATCTGCATTCTCGCTCCGAAAATGAGTGAAGCCCTGAACCACGAGAATATTGAGGTGATAACCAACGCCGAGCTTAAGGATTTTGATGGGCATGTGGGTAACTTCAGGCTCAAAATTGTCAAGCATCCGAGATACGTTGATGAGGGCAAGTGCAAAGGATGCATTGACGATTGCAGCTCGGTATGCCCGGTGGAGGTTCCAAACGAGTTCGATTATACTATAGGGACGAGAAAGGCAATTTACCTGCCGATACCCCAATCAACACCGCTCTATGCGGCAATAGACTGGCAGCACTGTATTGGATGCAGATTGTGCGAGAAAGCGTGCGAGCCTGAGGCGATAGATTTCAGCCAGAATCCAGAGGAGATTGAAATTGAGGTTGGGGCAGTTATTGTTGCCACTGGCTTCAAACCGTTTGACGCACGGAGAAAAGAAGAATACGGATATGGGATATACAGAAACGTCATCACATCACTCGAACTGGAAAGATTGCTTTCAGCCTCCGGACCCACGCTGGGAGAACTTTTGAGACCTTCAGATTCGAGCATTCCCAGGAAAATCGCATTCATTCAGTGTGTTGGTAGCAGAGACGAGAAAACGAACAGATACTGCTCAAGAGTTTGCTGCATGTCGAGTTTAAAGAACGCATTTGCAATAAAGGAGCGTTATCCTGATTCGGAGGTTACTGTATTTTATATTGACATCAGAGCCTATGGAAGAATGTATGAGGAGTTTTATGCAAGAACACAGGAAAAAGGCATCCGCTTCATCAGGGCAAAGGTTGGAGAGATTTACGAAAAGAGCGATGGCAACCTGATTCTGAGTTATGAGAACACGCTGCTTGGGGAAGTAATTGAGGAGGAATTCGACCTCGTGGTCCTATCAATAGGAATGGAGGGCAACACAGAGGCTGCGAGAAAGCTTGGGATATCTGTTGGAGAGGATGGATTTTACGAGGTGGCGCATCCAAAACTCAGACCTGCAGAAACCGATGTGAAGGGCATATTTCTTGCAGGCACTGCAAGCGGTCCTAAGGATATTCAGGACAGTGTTGCATCGGCTGGCCTGGCTGCTGCAAAGGCAATGGAACTGATTGTGAGCGGTCAGGCCGAATTTGACCCGTACAACGCTTATGTAAATCCTGACAAATGCATTGGGTGCGGACTCTGTGTTAGCGTGTGCAACTTCAGCGCTGCGTTTATGGAGGGTAAGAAAGCAAAGATTGACCCGAATTCGTGTGTTATGTGTGGCGTGTGCGTTGCTTCATGTCCTGCAGATGCGATAGACATGGGCTTTTTCAACGAAAAATCCATAATCTCGGCAATAGATGCGCTGGCCGAAGAAAAAAGTGCTGAACCATTAGTTCTCATGTTTGCGTGCCATTTCTGCAGTTATGGTGCCCTCGACCTTGCGGGAACAACGAAGGTTCAGTATGAACCAAATGTGAGGGTCATCAGAACGCTCTGTTCCGGCAGAGTTGATCCTGAATGGATCCTGAGGGCGTTGAAGAACGGCATAGATGGGGTCATGATAACGGGATGCAGGCCGGGAGAGTGCCATTTCAAGGTCGGCAACTATCACGCACAGGACAGGGTTAATGCCATGAGAGAGGCGCTCAGGGAAGTGGGAATAAATCCTGAAAGGGTAACAACAAGCTGGCACTCTGCTGGGGAGGCAGGAGGCATTGCGGAGGACATCAGCAGGTTTGTGGAGACACTGAAGCAGATCGGATCAATTGAGAATGAGGTGAACGGAGATGGTTGA
- a CDS encoding 4Fe-4S binding protein produces MVDVERDIDMAGETKFRYIQRAGDEVRELVYDYKICNGCGICVYACPVNAIELGPVHDIAIGLEMPPVTIDHTKCAYCGICYAFCPFSAYEFYVNGEKVGKEDLPLSPVGFTEIDCEKCVDCTLCYRVCPEDAITREVKITRDAIQQKNEDVRGKVVIDREKCNLCGICAEFCQVFKMVEREPGPTNPMPYEDILLDESTCDYCVLCEDVCPEGAIKVDGGKRIEFRLEKLANISVDNERCSNCAYCEVVCPYDAIKTTKPMEGELFLYEPRMYRCDPVGCGACIKICQHNRVWYVSEDKGRVHFNEDHCIYCGACENACPYDLIGVRRESYYTKEKVSWEPWVESWHQALSRIIEKRRTTEPERKLYREEMGGIIAEEEIIVRKVDERVRAELEEKLRVVEALLKRPYYRRVIEKGNTEAFINGLRKELSEG; encoded by the coding sequence ATGGTTGATGTTGAGCGGGACATAGACATGGCTGGAGAAACAAAGTTCAGGTACATCCAGAGAGCGGGGGATGAGGTCAGAGAGCTTGTTTACGATTATAAAATCTGCAACGGATGTGGAATATGTGTTTATGCCTGCCCCGTAAATGCGATTGAGCTTGGTCCCGTGCATGACATTGCCATTGGACTCGAGATGCCTCCAGTAACGATAGATCACACAAAATGTGCGTACTGTGGAATATGCTATGCGTTCTGTCCGTTCAGTGCCTATGAATTCTACGTAAATGGGGAGAAAGTCGGAAAAGAGGACCTTCCTCTCTCTCCTGTCGGGTTTACTGAGATCGATTGCGAGAAATGCGTTGACTGCACACTCTGTTACAGGGTGTGTCCGGAGGACGCCATTACGAGGGAGGTAAAGATAACGAGAGATGCAATTCAGCAGAAAAATGAAGATGTAAGGGGCAAAGTGGTCATAGACAGGGAAAAATGCAACCTGTGCGGGATATGTGCTGAATTCTGTCAGGTTTTCAAGATGGTCGAGAGAGAACCGGGGCCCACCAATCCGATGCCCTATGAGGATATTCTGCTTGACGAATCTACATGCGATTACTGCGTGCTGTGCGAAGATGTTTGTCCCGAAGGCGCGATAAAAGTGGATGGCGGGAAAAGGATTGAGTTCAGGCTTGAAAAGCTTGCCAACATTTCTGTGGACAATGAAAGATGCTCTAACTGTGCGTACTGTGAGGTTGTCTGTCCCTACGATGCCATAAAAACCACCAAGCCCATGGAAGGGGAACTGTTCCTTTACGAGCCGAGAATGTATCGCTGCGATCCCGTTGGATGTGGAGCGTGCATTAAAATATGCCAGCACAACAGGGTGTGGTACGTTTCTGAGGACAAGGGAAGGGTTCATTTCAATGAGGATCACTGTATTTATTGCGGAGCATGCGAAAATGCCTGTCCGTATGATCTCATAGGGGTCAGGCGGGAGAGCTACTATACCAAGGAGAAGGTTTCATGGGAGCCATGGGTGGAATCGTGGCATCAGGCTTTGAGCAGAATAATTGAAAAGAGAAGAACCACTGAGCCTGAAAGGAAACTGTACAGAGAGGAAATGGGAGGGATAATTGCTGAAGAGGAGATCATCGTCAGAAAAGTTGATGAGCGTGTGAGAGCAGAGCTTGAAGAGAAATTGAGGGTTGTTGAGGCGTTGTTGAAACGACCGTATTATCGAAGGGTTATCGAAAAGGGCAATACGGAAGCTTTTATAAACGGATTGAGAAAGGAGCTAAGCGAAGGGTGA
- the coaBC gene encoding bifunctional phosphopantothenoylcysteine decarboxylase/phosphopantothenate--cysteine ligase CoaBC — MHLERIKGSKNGKLTGKKIVLGVTGSIAAIEAVKLARELVRRGAEVHAVMSEAAKNIIHPYAMEFATDNRVITEITGRIEHVEFFGEGGTADLFLIAPATANTIAKIAAGIDDTPVTTMATTAIGTGKPVMIAPAMHETMMNHPSVRKAIEKLKKMGIEFVEPKYEEGKAKFAEIEKICLQVERKLHRKDLEGMKVVVTSGPTMEFLDPIRYITNRSSGKFGYEIALEFWRRGAKVDLITSRPPEFNLPDFTVRKVVSVRDMLSESLKAIEDADVFVSAAAAADFTAPRKESKIKSDEKLILELEIAPKVLREVRKVFDGKVIAFKAETGIDDEELERIAIDKMKTDRAEMIVANDVLERGMGTEDTRVLVITPDRKVWLEGRKQEVAERIVEYFVQDCL, encoded by the coding sequence ATGCATCTCGAAAGAATAAAGGGGAGTAAAAACGGAAAACTGACAGGTAAAAAGATTGTTCTTGGAGTTACTGGAAGCATTGCCGCAATCGAGGCTGTCAAGCTTGCGAGAGAGCTTGTCAGGAGGGGAGCAGAAGTCCATGCAGTGATGAGTGAGGCCGCTAAAAACATAATACACCCGTACGCTATGGAATTCGCAACCGATAACAGAGTTATAACGGAGATTACGGGCAGGATAGAACATGTCGAATTTTTCGGAGAGGGAGGAACTGCAGATCTTTTTCTAATAGCTCCAGCAACAGCAAACACGATCGCAAAAATAGCGGCGGGAATTGATGACACCCCCGTAACCACAATGGCTACAACAGCGATAGGGACCGGAAAGCCAGTCATGATTGCTCCGGCAATGCATGAGACGATGATGAATCACCCTTCTGTCAGAAAGGCAATTGAAAAACTCAAAAAAATGGGGATTGAATTCGTGGAGCCGAAATACGAGGAGGGCAAGGCAAAGTTTGCCGAAATCGAAAAAATATGTCTTCAGGTTGAACGGAAGCTTCACAGAAAAGATCTTGAGGGCATGAAGGTTGTGGTCACTTCAGGCCCGACAATGGAGTTTCTTGATCCAATAAGATACATTACCAACAGGAGCAGCGGAAAGTTTGGATATGAGATTGCCCTCGAATTCTGGAGAAGGGGAGCAAAGGTTGATCTGATCACATCCAGGCCTCCTGAATTTAATTTACCTGACTTTACGGTGAGAAAGGTTGTCTCGGTGAGAGATATGCTTTCAGAGAGTCTGAAGGCCATTGAAGATGCAGACGTTTTTGTATCCGCAGCAGCAGCAGCTGACTTTACCGCGCCAAGAAAGGAGAGCAAAATCAAATCCGATGAGAAGCTCATTCTCGAATTGGAAATAGCTCCCAAGGTTTTGAGAGAGGTAAGGAAGGTCTTCGATGGAAAAGTCATAGCTTTCAAAGCTGAAACGGGTATTGATGACGAGGAACTTGAGAGAATCGCCATAGACAAGATGAAAACCGACAGGGCAGAAATGATAGTCGCCAACGATGTTCTTGAGAGGGGCATGGGAACAGAGGATACCAGAGTTCTCGTCATAACTCCTGACAGAAAGGTTTGGCTTGAGGGCAGAAAACAGGAAGTGGCGGAGAGAATTGTCGAGTACTTCGTTCAGGACTGCTTATGA
- a CDS encoding pantoate kinase, whose amino-acid sequence MTFVSASITAFFSSKILDSPENTGSYGVGFTIDKGVTAAISEREGVYLNGVKVDFPTVSYVLEKLGGRGVELFSDVPISSGFGVSGASALATAIEISMENNLDHSFLELADLAHEAEVVNLTGLGDVVTQSHGGIVVRISPGCPSRAKVVRYLQRADVKFLVMGTLPTRDILSDEVKRRNINRLGKELLKEFLKKPLMDSVFELSKKFAVESGLADGDVIDAIEAVESAGGKAGMVMLGKTVFAMNDAGVLEEFRGETFTARIASCGLSV is encoded by the coding sequence ATGACGTTTGTTTCCGCAAGCATCACCGCATTTTTTTCATCAAAAATTTTGGATTCTCCGGAGAATACCGGATCTTACGGTGTGGGATTCACGATAGACAAGGGAGTAACCGCAGCGATTTCGGAAAGGGAAGGAGTTTATCTGAATGGCGTGAAGGTGGACTTTCCGACGGTCAGCTACGTCCTTGAAAAACTTGGTGGACGTGGTGTGGAACTTTTTTCAGATGTCCCTATTTCATCTGGATTCGGAGTCAGTGGTGCCAGCGCTCTGGCAACAGCCATAGAAATCAGCATGGAAAACAATCTGGACCATTCGTTTCTTGAGCTTGCAGATCTTGCACATGAGGCAGAGGTGGTTAATCTAACAGGCCTCGGGGATGTCGTAACCCAGAGTCATGGCGGCATCGTTGTGAGGATAAGTCCGGGCTGCCCGTCAAGGGCGAAGGTGGTGAGATACCTCCAGAGAGCAGACGTTAAATTCCTTGTCATGGGAACGCTCCCCACGAGAGATATACTCTCTGATGAGGTAAAGAGAAGGAACATCAACAGGCTCGGAAAGGAGCTTCTGAAAGAATTTTTGAAGAAGCCACTGATGGATAGTGTTTTCGAGCTATCAAAAAAGTTTGCAGTGGAGAGCGGGCTTGCAGATGGGGATGTGATTGACGCAATTGAGGCGGTGGAGAGTGCAGGAGGAAAGGCTGGCATGGTCATGCTCGGAAAGACAGTTTTTGCGATGAATGATGCGGGAGTTCTTGAAGAATTTCGGGGTGAAACTTTTACGGCCAGAATTGCCTCATGCGGCCTATCCGTTTAA
- a CDS encoding DUF7125 family protein: MKILSTGITLLDKRLGGGVPAGSMVCVYANPISMPEAFLYQFASSTVSYYFTTSRLPKFILEDMESLALEVGNVNFIDVYSRYYLSDTGGFIVEDQYRDRDIFDFIDEKLSSIDTDECAIIFDNLSFFLNLHVPPGLKEWLVNKIYHTTKNLNAVAYCYMIKGSHPKEIENMVINLSDVVFDIDSEKAGDKMVNRLGIPKMRKMKPIDETFRYYISEGVQIDTSKDIA; the protein is encoded by the coding sequence GTGAAAATTCTTTCCACCGGAATAACACTGCTGGATAAAAGACTTGGTGGAGGCGTCCCAGCTGGCTCTATGGTCTGCGTTTATGCAAACCCCATAAGCATGCCTGAAGCCTTTCTTTATCAGTTTGCAAGCAGCACAGTTTCGTATTACTTCACAACATCAAGATTACCCAAGTTCATACTCGAGGATATGGAGAGTTTGGCTCTTGAAGTAGGAAATGTGAATTTTATCGACGTTTACAGCCGTTACTATCTTTCCGATACGGGAGGATTTATTGTCGAGGATCAGTACAGAGACAGGGATATTTTTGATTTCATCGACGAAAAGCTGTCGTCGATCGATACTGATGAATGTGCCATAATTTTCGACAATCTCTCGTTCTTCCTCAACCTTCACGTACCTCCGGGATTAAAGGAGTGGCTCGTGAACAAGATCTATCACACGACGAAGAACCTCAATGCTGTGGCGTACTGCTACATGATAAAGGGAAGCCATCCGAAGGAGATAGAGAACATGGTGATAAACCTCTCTGACGTGGTTTTCGACATCGACTCGGAAAAGGCCGGAGACAAGATGGTCAACAGGCTCGGAATTCCAAAGATGAGAAAGATGAAGCCGATAGACGAGACGTTCAGATACTACATCAGTGAGGGAGTGCAGATAGACACATCCAAGGACATCGCATGA
- a CDS encoding ACT domain-containing protein produces the protein MREERIIKQLSVFAENKPGKLATITGKLFQNNINIRAFTIAEAGDFGIIRMVVDNTDLAYRVLREAGFTVSLTEVLAVEVADEPGSLYRIAKALGDAGVNIEYVYAFTSEKHKALIILRVDDIENAIKVLEQEGVLFKGRID, from the coding sequence ATGAGGGAGGAGAGGATAATAAAACAGCTTTCAGTTTTTGCAGAAAATAAGCCCGGAAAGCTCGCAACAATAACCGGGAAGCTTTTTCAGAATAACATTAACATAAGGGCATTCACAATTGCTGAGGCAGGAGATTTTGGAATCATCAGAATGGTGGTGGATAACACAGACCTCGCTTACAGGGTGTTAAGGGAGGCAGGATTCACCGTCTCGCTGACGGAAGTCCTTGCGGTTGAGGTGGCTGATGAACCGGGGAGTCTTTACAGGATAGCGAAAGCGCTTGGGGATGCGGGTGTTAACATAGAATACGTCTACGCATTCACATCAGAAAAGCATAAAGCACTGATAATTCTGAGGGTGGATGACATCGAAAACGCCATAAAGGTCCTGGAGCAAGAAGGGGTGCTCTTTAAGGGCAGGATAGATTAA